A single Aspergillus chevalieri M1 DNA, chromosome 3, nearly complete sequence DNA region contains:
- a CDS encoding uncharacterized protein (COG:S;~EggNog:ENOG410PTJC) gives MNCLLEYSKADDVLVMKGNFEGSSAKLVSVMSDFVEEQKNKDLLDMPRIRQLDVPSMLDEDDQTKIESEKDRKENMLTLVDDSNDEPIPVSLNRATKHWTSETGGLGFFANFQEVLGDIAAMTGTEISAIDDTLGIQVTGQHQVDVDDALEKLSRIEKPLSLIETPRITNMIMVQPNENTRVRIQNYSELNSVALRRILTDPNLPSNAILDQAFATFLLSLDPDTLKFSLPDNLLNPCKVSNEPGKSRIWNDFTFQEIGKGDEFINMESIIEKDTPDPQAVASGIAPPHPFLSVEKATRVNQWVVERAEMENHDEPEPEPDANIAPQIDQPEGPRETPAPVTGVKRIPGIRTRKAAGVATPQAAPEPTAENTEASPTVPEKKTSTPRKRWKMQYEPTDLLLVKGSDSPRDSTTTVRPESPANKLPMPTFDPTKYGLQRPPQHSAKNSWGSSTSPQSSSVNAEDSPVAPEKKPAKREELIDVLTPVSSGKPNSHPMLSFDQPALVPQVANRVDRTNTQGMQAPDRTKGSTPDLLDLDFEAESRVLGPSPATTTLLSPTGLISDEDLTWQEKRLRDLKSSLREKKDTSGFDDTDSTVSNMSRPPKDRREINMRLARQRIAELEKSVETVKNTNDETDTREFYRTMNHKAGKPSEKAKTKAEAKAKRQATLEDAWGIPKPAKRASAETPKTPTNLIVRSKAVSSEAKKQDLQDLQQEEAEIKSVFEALRPALEAAEYFSGLLTLEAQLGLVLIPLLPKTYNQDMITVDEWTRIFQPRNGLPAPTTKFINRLTTTGSDVDHIIDLKTSKAEGKRHIFEQDYTEYSVSYEFHCRTTADQPFIVAIDEQGRHSIRKPTKTLGAVNMHFPAQIWDASMVLSGVIEHIAGTDPELEEAVQHLVDNLWVQPDKSLIRIFSRLPKGNKFVIEKVLMKRWTRHRHIRNADAAAADNDTSPMAETQIVALNDNENDIFLQVTEVQDLLIGSSTSDSQALRARCAPHPEMIKKDRLWYEVSLVSPAIEAFLKANMDVEVGERTEDWRSPDLLGNHATLVADNYGMHSPNISSCPSPSSPSSPPHPAPFLSPVASAVGTAGLGDLLRLTKTVVEKIDGIGFWNYGPGVEAVCLSAITASAGAGAGAGATAAGTVVGANAGADPLSIPGTPKPPTSSALASAAQQGGLLGFDDYLDGVKEAESLVPSLVPAKSSGVAVATGMERSSSTSSARVNGVNESDYW, from the exons ATGAACTGTCTCTTGGAGTATTCAAAAGCAGATGAT GTTCTTGTCATGAAAGGAAACTTTGAGGGCTCCTCCGCAAAGCTCGTATCAGTCATGTCGGATTTTGTCGAAGAACAGAAGAACAAAGACCTCCTGGAT ATGCCGCGGATCCGCCAATTGGACGTCCCTTCGATgctcgacgaagacgacCAGACCAAGATTGAGTCTGAGAAAGACCGCAAAGAGAATATGTTAACGCTGGTTGACGACTCGAACGACGAACCGATTCCGGTGTCACTCAATCGTGCTACTAAACACTGGACTTCGGAGACTGGTGGTTTGGGTTTCTTTGCCAATTTTCAGGAGGTTCTTGGGGATATTGCGGCGATGACTGGTACGGAGATTTCGGCTATAGATGACACACTGGGGATTCAGGTGACTGGTCAACACCAGGTTGATGTTGACGACGCTTTGGAGAAGTTGAGTCGGAttgagaagcctttg TCCCTCATTGAAACTCCCCGAATTACTAACATGATCATGGTGCAACCCAATGAGAACACTCGCGTTCGGATTCAGAACTACAGCGAGCTAAACTCCGTGGCCCTGCGTCGGATTCTCACGGACCCAAATTTGCCATCAAATGCCATCCTCGACCAGGCGTTTGCTACGTTTCTTCTCTCACTCGACCCGGACACTTTGAAGTTCAGTCTACCGGACAATCTTCTCAATCCTTGCAAGGTCTCCAACGAACCCGGCAAATCGCGTATCTGGAACGACTTCACTTTCCAAGAAATCGGAAAGGGAGATGAGTTCATCAATATGGAGTCAATTATTGAGAAGGACACTCCTGATCCACAGGCGGTGGCTTCTGGAATTGCCCCTCCTCATCCATTCTTATCCGTTGAGAAAGCCACGCGGGTGAACCAGTGGGTCGTCGAGAGAGCTGAGATGGAGAACCATGATGAACCTGAGCCGGAGCCTGACGCCAACATCGCACCGCAGATTGATCAGCCTGAAGGCCCTCGCGAGACACCAGCTCCTGTCACCGGTGTCAAGAGAATACCTGGTATCCGCACGCGTAAGGCTGCTGGGGTCGCTACACCTCAAGCCGCACCAGAGCCCACGGCTGAGAATACTGAAGCCTCACCCACCGTCCCCGAGAAGAAGACCTCGACTCCTCGCAAGCGATGGAAGATGCAGTACGAACCTACCGATCTTTTACTTGTCAAGGGTTCAGACTCCCCTCGCGACTCTACTACGACGGTGCGACCAGAGTCTCCCGCTAACAAACTACCAATGCCGACTTTCGATCCGACAAAGTACGGCTTGCAGAGGCCACCTCAACACTCAGCGAAGAACTCATGGGGTAGTTCTACTTCTCCGCAAAGCTCATCAGTGAACGCTGAAGACTCGCCCGTGGCACCCGAGAAAAAGCCGGCCAAGCGTGAGGAGCTTATCGATGTACTCACACCAGTCAGTTCTGGAAAGCCAAACTCGCACCCTATGCTTTCGTTTGACCAACCTGCACTAGTGCCGCAAGTTGCCAATCGTGTCGATAGGACAAATACGCAGGGCATGCAGGCGCCGGATAGGACCAAAGGCTCTACTCCGGACTTGCTTGACCTTGACTTCGAAGCAGAGAGCAGAGTCTTGGGACCTAGCCCCGCTACGACCACCCTTCTGAGCCCGACTGGTTTGATAAGTGACGAGGATCTGACTTGGCAGGAGAAGAGGCTCCGCGACTTGAAATCATCCCTACGCGAGAAGAAAGACACGTCTGGTTTTGACGACACTGACTCAACCGTCTCGAATATGTCGCGTCCTCCCAAGGACCGGCGTGAGATTAACATGCGCCTCGCCCGTCAGAGAATCGCAGAACTCGAGAAATCTGTCGAAACGGTGAAAAACACTAATGATGAAACGGACACTAGAGAATTCTATCGCACCATGAACCACAAAGCGGGCAAGCCTAGTGAGAAAGCCAAAACCAAGGCCGAAGCCAAGGCTAAACGTCAGGCCACTCTCGAGGATGCTTGGGGAATTCCTAAGCCAGCCAAGAGAGCATCAGCTGAAACGCCCAAAACGCCAACCAATCTCATCGTAAGGTCCAAGGCTGTATCCTCTGAGGCTAAGAAGCAGGACCTGCAGGACCTGCAACAGGAAGAGGCAGAAATCAAGAGTGTTTTCGAAGCGTTGAGACCTGCCCTTGAAGCTGCTGAGTATTTCAGCGGCCTGTTGACCCTGGAAGCCCAACTCGGCCTGGTTCTCATTCCTCTTTTGCCCAAAACATATAACCAGGATATGATTACAGTTGACGAGTGGACAAGGATATTCCAGCCACGCAATGGCCTTCCTGCTCCGACGACGAAGTTCATCAACCGACTTACCACGACTGGCTCAGATGTTGACCATATCATTGATCTCAAAACGTCAAAGGCTGAGGGCAAGCGCCATATTTTCGAACAGGACTACACGGAGTATAGCGTTTCTTACGAGTTTCATTGTCGAACTACTGCAGACCAGCCTTTCATCGTAGCGATCGACGAACAAGGTAGGCATTCGATTCGCAAACCGACGAAGACGCTTGGTGCTGTCAACATGCACTTTCCCGCCCAGATCTGGGATGCCAGCATGGTTCTCTCTGGTGTCATCGAGCATATTGCCGGTACGGATCCAGAACTCGAAGAGGCAGTTCAGCATCTTGTCGATAACCTCTGGGTGCAACCGGACAAGTCCCTCATCCGTATCTTCAGCCGTCTGCCAAAAGGAAACAAGTTCGTCATTGAGAAGGTGCTCATGAAACGCTGGACTCGCCATCGACACATTCGCAACGcagatgctgctgctgctgacaATGACACGTCCCCAATGGCAGAAACCCAAATTGTCGCACTCAACGACAATGAAAACGACATCTTCCTCCAGGTCACTGAAGTCCAAGACCTCCTAATCGGCTCCAGCACATCAGACAGCCAAGCCCTACGAGCCCGCTGTGCACCCCACCCCGAAATGATAAAAAAAGACAGACTCTGGTACGAGGTCTCCCTCGTCAGCCCCGCCATCGAAGCCTTCCTGAAAGCAAACATGGATGTCGAAGTCGGCGAACGCACAGAAGACTGGCGAAGCCCAGATCTACTAGGAAACCACGCTACCCTCGTCGCTGACAACTACGGTATGCATAGCCCTAATATCTCATCCTGTCCCTCGCCGTCCTCGCCATCATCTCCTCCCCACCCAGCTCCATTCCTCAGCCCAGTCGCTTCAGCCGTCGGAACAGCCGGCCTAGGcgacctcctccgcctcacCAAAACCGTCGTTGAGAAAATCGACGGCATAGGATTCTGGAACTACGGTCCTGGCGTCGAGGCTGTCTGTCTGTCTGCCATTACCGCCagtgccggtgccggtgctGGAGCCGGTGCCACAGCAGCCGGTACAGTTGTCGGAGCAAACGCTGGCGCTGACCCGCTTTCCATTCCCGGTACACCTAAGCCTCCTACTTCGTCTGCGTTGGCTTCTGCGGCGCAGCAGGGAGGACTACTTGGGTTTGATGATTATTTAGATGGTGTGAAGGAGGCGGAGAGTTTGGTGCCGAGCCTTGTGCCGGCGAAGAGTAGTGGTGTTGCGGTTGCGACGGGGATGGAGAGGTCTTCGTCGACGAGTTCGGCGAGGGTTAATGGGGTAAATGAGTCGGATTACTGGTAA
- a CDS encoding uncharacterized protein (COG:S;~EggNog:ENOG410PWJW), whose translation MVRFGRIKKKTKAEPAQDESRLSSAKSSSQEPYQEHDADTDITVPLPLSGPSPRKHIPRISLPHVDTTLLNMHQVNGLFDSKAPEEQNGSTVIESTDQSISLSPNPPLSPNPSNGDTHSANGDASTTEWSSAVGHATTGKSGRVIHALQEDIARLTRECGVHRSKAEEANNLNDTLKTQVQNIGERLRNLEVANETNLQSISRKDQKIKELRTEVQNEKERRQKAEGTANRTDQLMTEARDEYNRKVAELQEIANYSKTQYDVLAQSAHRDRSEQQRRFKNIRDDYIALKTEHDKRIGDLERLDTILAEKDHEIEASRERFSKLFETYEAYKKANEEEMGGLIENGYRNEAKIDTALATMKETEGRMKWVIQVNEAKLSNPEGEKP comes from the exons ATGGTCCGATTTGGCCGGatcaagaagaagacgaaggcgGAACCCGCTCAGGACGAAAGCAGGCTTAGCAGCGCTAAGAGCAGTAGTCAGGAACCGTACCAGGAACACGATGCTGACACAGACATCACCGTTCCGCTGCCTCTTTCAGGTCCTTCCCCTCGAAAACACATACCTCGTATCAGTTTGCCCCATGTGGACACGACTCTTTTGAATATGCATCAGGTCAACGGTTTATTTGATTCCAAGGCGCCGGAGGAACAGAATGGGTCCACGGTGATTGAGTCCACAG ACCAATCTATTTCCCTCTCTCCCAATCCGCCCCTCTCTCCTAATCCTTCGAACGGCGACACCCACTCTGCAAACGGTGACGCTTCAACGACAGAATGGTCCTCCGCGGTCGGGCACGCAACGACGGGAAAGTCTGGTCGGGTTATTCACGCTCTCCAGGAGGATATCGCCCGCCTAACGCGCGAATGCGGCGTTCACCGGTCCAAAGCTGAAGAGGCAAATAACTTGAACGATACCCTCAAGACCCAGGTACAGAATATTGGCGAACGCCTTCGGAATCTCGAAGTAGCGAACGAAACGAACCTTCAGTCGATTTCGCGCAAAGACCAGAAGATAAAGGAACTTCGGACGGAGGTACAGAACGAAAAGGAACGAAGACAAAAGGCGGAGGGTACGGCCAACAGGACCGATCAATTGATGACTGAAGCGCGCGACGAGTATAATCGGAAAGTGGCTGAATTACAAGAGATCGCCAATTATTCGAAGACGCAGTATGACGTGCTTGCCCAGTCTGCACATCGAGACAGATCAGAGCAACAGAGGAGGTTCAAGAACATCCGCGACGATTACATCGCTCTCAAAACTGAGCATGATAAACGAATCGGGGATCTGGAACGACTTGATACTATCCTAGCGGAGAAAGATCATGAAATCGAAGCTAGTCGGGAGCGATTCAGCAAACTTTTCGAGACTTATGAAGCGTATAAGAAGGCAAATGAGGAAGAGATGGGAGGGTTAATCGAGAACGGCTATCGGAATGAAGCCAAGATTGACACGGCTCTCGCTACGATGAAAGAGACAGAAGGGCGCATGAAATGGGTCATTCAAGTCAACGAAGCGAAACTCTCAAACCCGGAAGGGGAGAAGCCATGA
- a CDS encoding GPI anchored serine-threonine rich family protein (COG:S;~EggNog:ENOG410PSZ4;~InterPro:IPR018466;~PFAM:PF10342;~SECRETED:SignalP(1-23);~TransMembrane:1 (n6-17c21/22o169-190i)) has protein sequence MHFSNAVLAFGACFSQLTVMAQGFAFTAWPKEIHPGQSTTVKWDGASSEPVTIELCRGESTNLHRVKTITAEVSGDDGSFTWVPKDDIEDGDDYALTIKQGDDTNYTGHLKVVHDETHIPPAKGPNPSNATTTTLSAARPTHTSAKSLSDDARVVSGKSTVDHEEQTGAASFIGVSVHLALGAVAAVFVFTT, from the exons ATGCACTTCTCCAACGCCGTTCTTGCTTTCGGAGCTTGCTTCTCTCAGCTCACCGTCATGGCTCAGGGCTTCGCGTTCACTGCATGGCCAAAGGAGATCCACCCTGGACAGTCCACCACGGTGAAGTGGGACGGAGCATCGAGTGAG CCTGTTACGATCGAACTATGCAGAGGTGAATCGACAAACCTGCACCGTGTCAAGACCATCACTGCCGAGGTTTCTGGAGACGATGGCTCTTTCACCTGGGTTCCCAAGGACGATATCGAAGATGGTGACGACTACGCCTTGACCATCAAGCAAGGTGACGATACGAACTATACCGGACATCTGAAGGTCGTCCATGATGAGACGCACATCCCACCCGCCAAGGGCCCTAACCCCTCGAACGCTACGACCACCACGCTCTCTGCGGCTCGTCCTACCCACACGAGTGCCAAGTCGTTGTCCGACGATGCTCGCGTTGTTTCCGGCAAAAGCACTGTGGACCACGAGGAGCAGACCGGTGCGGCTTCGTTTATCGGCGTGTCTGTTCACTTGGCACTGGGGGCTGTCGCCGCGGTTTTCGTCTTCACGACATAG
- a CDS encoding uncharacterized protein (COG:S;~EggNog:ENOG410PY5D): MSSSSILSSKPSTSSSKSTNSSHPALFNLIYGRFYRASCTTKPPGKPPEPLRLADIDHESTTNEARIRVLQTLMACRTVISTLEATRLRKSRVGFDNWLSFWERVYQRELARKVASPVVHAYRLIDELFRAVAQELKRATQRCVNYVMQAQSAMDISRSIRLFDPVVRLWCRRRRKRARDILDEMRESIKDIPMHVDDDFYTDVKRGVFALNERCEYHPGDPIAEERERVFRLEVPPDKELRKQALSPQYYRDYQERYMQVFHLHYDERRRQELVEQLEQYHTCTDNEGLIHCPTATEQGNGAGSSHGHPGI; the protein is encoded by the coding sequence atgtcttcatcttcgatccTCTCTTCGAAACCCTCTACCTCATCCTCCAAATCCACAAACTCCTCTCACCCCGCACTCTTCAACCTTATCTACGGACGCTTCTACCGCGCCTCATGTACCACAAAACCACCTGGCAAACCCCCCGAACCATTGAGGCTAGCCGATATCGACCACGAGTCGACAACCAACGAAGCTCGAATCAGAGTCCTTCAAACCCTCATGGCGTGCCGCACCGTCATCTCCACTCTCGAGGCGACCCGCCTCCGCAAATCTCGCGTCGGCTTCGACAACTGGCTCTCCTTCTGGGAACGAGTGTACCAGCGAGAACTCGCCCGCAAGGTAGCAAGCCCCGTGGTACACGCTTACCGTCTGATCGACGAGCTCTTCCGTGCCGTTGCACAGGAACTCAAGCGTGCCACGCAGCGGTGCGTGAACTACGTGATGCAGGCGCAGTCCGCTATGGATATCTCGCGGAGCATTCGGCTTTTTGACCCGGTTGTCAGGTTGTGGTGTCgacggagaaggaaaagagccCGAGATATATTGGACGAGATGCGTGAGAGCATTAAGGATATTCCGATGCACGTTGATGATGATTTCTATACGGATGTCAAGCGTGGTGTGTTTGCGTTGAATGAGCGTTGCGAGTACCATCCTGGTGATCCGATTGCTGAGGAGCGGGAACGGGTGTTTCGTTTGGAAGTGCCCCCGGACAAAGAGCTTCGCAAGCAGGCGCTATCTCCGCAGTACTATCGTGACTATCAGGAAAGGTATATGCAAGTTTTTCATCTTCACTACGATGAACGGCGTCGGCAAGAACTGGTGGAACAGTTGGAACAGTATCATACTTGTACCGACAACGAGGGTTTGATACATTGTCCTACGGCAACGGAGCAGGGGAATGGTGCAGGATCGTCACATGGACATCCAGGAATCTGA
- the noc4 gene encoding ribosome biosynthesis protein NOC4 (BUSCO:EOG09261RWU;~COG:J;~EggNog:ENOG410PFB4;~InterPro:IPR005612,IPR027193;~PFAM:PF03914;~TransMembrane:3 (o309-327i361-380o386-406i);~go_process: GO:0042254 - ribosome biogenesis [Evidence IEA]) — translation MPAATHAAVSSKKRKSAKDGSSSSKRRAVATDSNEDATMSKITELEIQISESRKHYNNIVTLLSMLDVGENAQNPNLPVAVSLCRVFSRLIAAGNFTESSRADDNEKLIVAWLKERFQEYQKALVTVMREGDASAQVTALTLSMRLVGEQVTHIPSADSYVWSSGLFKNVFEAVIEAPEGQALQAEFIEKFVKVYEDVRFHTFTRISEYASTKRTTQTLETLITILSANDTIPTPSHEFSTFYTKTSASNKKLTSVNSHKKRAQDAWLAVLSNNLSQSQRKSLLRMMVHHIEPWFTRPELLMDFLTDSYDIGGATSLLALSGLFYLIREKNLDYPQFYTKLYSLLDADLLHSKHRSRFFRLMNTFLNSSHLPVSLVASFIKRLARLALNAPPPAIVAIIPWMYNLFKNHPTTTFMMHRANHDAEFKAELDAEGMDDPFDPDEPDPTRTDAVESSVWEIVTLQTHYHPNVAAIARIISEQFTKQAYNLEDFLDYTYQGMLQGELGTEDRPFKRVPVVEYHIPKRIFTDRGLEEDGGIDTAPGSLMRNLWDFT, via the exons ATGCCGGCCGCTACGCACGCAGCCGTCAGCTCCAAGAAACGAAAGAGCGCTAAGGATGGTTCCTCTTCGTCCAAGCGCCGAGCAGTCGCAACCGATTCGAACGAAGATGCGACAATGTCGAAGATTACCGAGCTAGAAATCCAAATCTCCGAGTCGCGAAAGCATTACAACAATATCGTGACTTTGCTGTCGATGTTGGATGTCGGAGAAAATGCGCAGAACCCGAACTTGCCCGTGGCAGTCTCTCTCTGCCGAGTCTTCAGCAGATTGATCGCGGCCGGAAATTTCACAGAGTCGAGTCGGGCGGATGACAACGAGAAACTTATTGTGGCGTGGTTGAAGGAACGATTCCAGGAATACCAGAAGGCGTTGGTGACTGTTATGCGTGAGGGTGACGCTTCTGCTCAG GTTACGGCATTGACTCTAAGCATGAGACTTGTCGGCGAGCAAGTGACACATATCCCCAGTGCAGATAGCTATGTTTGGTCCTCGGGTCTGTTCAAGAACGTTTTCGAGGCCGTCATCGAGGCGCCGGAGGGCCAAGCGCTGCAGGCGGAGTTCATCGAAAAGTTCGTCAAGGTCTACGAGGACGTGAGATTCCATACATTCACACGAATTTC CGAATACGCCTCGACAAAGCGGACAACCCAAACCCTCGAAACCCTCATCACTATCCTCTCAGCCAACGACACAATCCCCACCCCCTCCCACGAATTCTCAACCTTCTACACAAAAACCAGCGCCTCCAACAAAAAACTCACCTCCGTCAACTCCCACAAAAAGCGTGCCCAAGACGCCTGGCTCGCAGTCCTATCCAACAACCTCTCCCAGTCCCAGCGCAAATCCCTCCTCCGCATGATGGTCCACCACATCGAGCCCTGGTTCACCCGCCCGGAACTCCTCATGGACTTCCTCACAGATTCGTACGATATCGGCGGCGCAACTtccctcctcgccctctcGGGCCTGTTCTACCTCATCCGCGAAAAGAATCTCGATTACCCGCAGTTCTACACCAAGTTATACTCGCTTCTTGATGCGGATCTGCTGCATTCGAAACACAGGTCGCGGTTCTTCCGGTTGATGAATACATTTCTTAATTCTTCGCATCTTCCCGTCTCCTTGGTCGCTAGTTTCATTAAGCGTCTCGCGCGTCTCGCGCTGAACGCCCCGCCACCCGCTATCGTCGCTATCATCCCCTGGATGTACAATCTCTTCAAAAACCACCCCACCACAACATTCATGATGCACCGCGCCAACCACGACGCAGAGTTTAAGGCCGAGCTCGACGCAGAAGGCATGGATGACCCCTTCGACCCCGACGAGCCGGACCCGACCCGCACAGACGCTGTCGAGAGTAGTGTCTGGGAAATTGTCACGCTGCAGACTCACTACCATCCCAACGTTGCTGCTATTGCACGGATCATCTCGGAGCAGTTTACGAAGCAGGCGTATAATTTGGAGGATTTCCTGGATTATACGTATCAGGGGATGTTGCAGGGAGAGTTGGGGACTGAAGATCGGCCGTTTAAAAGGGTACCGGTTGTGGAGTATCATATTCCCAAGCGGATTTTTACCGATCGAGGGCTTGAGGAGGATGGTGGTATTGATACGGCGCCAGGGAGTCTAATGCGGAACCTCTGGGATTTTACATAA
- the atp4 gene encoding F1F0 ATP synthase subunit 4 (BUSCO:EOG09264PE5;~COG:C;~EggNog:ENOG410PJIQ;~InterPro:IPR013837,IPR008688;~PFAM:PF05405;~go_component: GO:0000276 - mitochondrial proton-transporting ATP synthase complex, coupling factor F(o) [Evidence IEA];~go_function: GO:0015078 - proton transmembrane transporter activity [Evidence IEA];~go_process: GO:0015986 - ATP synthesis coupled proton transport [Evidence IEA]): protein MASRFAKTAIGVARLRPTLPTRNLAVTANIAATRSASNVPTEDPKKKAQSILDSLPGNSLVSKTAILSAAAGVSISAISNELYVLNEETVAAFCLLSVFTAVAKYGGPAYREWAEGQVQKHKDILNAARNDHTSAVKQRMDNVNQLSGVVDVTKQLFAVSKETAELEAQAYELEQRTALAAEAKQVLDSWVRYEGQVKQRQQRELAETVIGKIHKELENPKVLQQILQQSVSDVERIMAAKSQ from the exons ATGGCTTCGCGATTCGCTAAGACCGCCATTG GTGTTGCCCGCCTGCGGCCGACCCTGCCCACGCGCAACCTCGCCGTCACTGCCAACATTGCGGCGACCCGTTCGGCCTCCAACGTCCCTACTGAGGAtcccaagaagaaggctcAGTCGATCCTCGACTCTCTTCCTGGCAACTCCCTGGTTTCCAAGACTGCCATCCTTTCCGCCGCTGCCGGTgtctccatctccgccaTCAGCAACGAGCTCTACGTCTTGAACGAGGAAACCGTTGCCGCCTTCTGTCTTCTCAGCGTTTTCACTGCCGTTGCCAAGTATGGTGGTCCCGCTTACCGCGAGTGGGCTGAGGGTCAGGTTCAGAAGCACAAGGACATCCTGAACGCTGCCCGTAACGACCACACCAGCGCTGTTAAGCAGCGTATGGACAACGTCAACCAGCTCTCCGGTGTTGTTGACGTTACCAAGCAGCTCTTCGCGGTCTCCAAG GAAACCGCTGAGCTTGAGGCTCAGGCTTACGAGCTCGAGCAGCGCACTGCCCTTGCTGCTGAGGCCAAGCAGGTCCTTGACTCGTGGGTGCGCTACGAGGGTCAGGTTAAGCAGCGCCAGCAGCGTGAGCTTGCCGAGACCGTCATCGGCAAGATCCACAAGGAGCTTGAGAACCCCAAGGTTCTGCAGCAGATCCTCCAGCAGAGCGTTTCTGATGTTGAGC GCATCATGGCCGCCAAGTCCCAGTAA